The sequence CCCGCACGGTTAGAAACGGTGTGTAAAAACGGTGGTTGTAGCTCAGTTGGTTAGAGCACCAGATTGTGGTTCTGGGGGTCGTGGGTTCGAACCCCATCATCCACCCTAACGGGAATTTTCTTTAAAAGGGCTTCTGTACACAGGAGTCCTTTTTTCTTTGATTATTGAACCTATTATAGGTATAATCGTTGATCTTATTTTTTATATTTCATCTCCAACGACTCGATTTCTTCGTTTACCTTTTTTAAAGCTTCTTTACTTCCAGCTAACTCGATAACCCGGTTTTCTAATCCTGATGTCGTATGTTTTCGGGCGGTTGTAATTATATAATCTACTTGATTATCAGATAGCTTTAGTTCATGAAGCATATTGTCAAATTGCTGATTGAGGTGCAATGGCAGGAATTAATAAAACTTTGGCGATACCTTTCATGGCCTGTTCCAAAGATTCCTCATCATCAAAGTTAACTATGCGAACATTTACTCCTTTATCAATATAATGTTGTGCTTTATTCTGGCTTTGGCGGTCTTCCATCCTCCGGGGGACAATGACGTAAGATTTGCCTGACCATTGAGAAACTTACAGCAAATGGTCTGTCCAGGATTTATACCTGGGTTTCCTCTTAATACTTTTCTGAAAATCAGAAAAGGCAGGGCAAAAGTACGGATTATACTTTTGTTTTAATGTAAAGGTGTGAATGTTAGGGTGACTGGAGCTGGTAGATATATATAGAGACACCTTAAAGCCGGGTACGTCCGCCAATAAAATCACGGTTTATGAACGAAATCTGCAAATAATTATGAGAATCCGAGGCGCTGAAGAAAGGTCTGAATTGAATCTGATAAGAAGGGGATAAAATGAAAAAGCAGGCAGTCATCGGGGAAATTATGTACAATTTTTAGGGTGTCTGAATTGTTTTTATTAAAAGATTGTATTATTTCAGGAACAGTAATACTTTTACATACTCATAGCAGGTACTTAAACCTGCTTGGCAATTATTCGTCAAACATTGCTGTTTTTACTATAATTAACAACATATACTGCGATCTTGATTAAAAGAATATATTGGTTTCTTTTCATGTACGACCTGAATGAATCGGGGGAGAGAGCTCCTTCCGTTGCTGGTAGTAGGTCATTGAAAGGAATACTGATGCAGGATCTGTCTTATGTTGTTTTGTTTTCCTACACCTTTTTTATACTTGCTCCTGTTATGCCGCTGGTGGCAGATTTAGTTGCCCATACCTTTTGGGAGAAGGACCACCTTTCGACTGCGCATCACTTGTATGGAAATAACCATGTGAGTAGAGAGGTGCAGAAAGCTGAGAATCAAACCGGTAAGGAGACTGGCAGCAATGGTCAAAAGGCATGTATGGATGACCTGGTGCATAGACCGGAAAGCAATTTGATTTATGATTTAAAGCCGTCTATAGCATTGACGCAAACTTTTATAATATTTAATGCATCCTGCGCTGTCGCCTACCCCGACATTGATTATCCTCCACCACGATTATAGCTATTCCCTTTTTCTTTTGTTTGATGAAGCGCTTCGCGTTGTCGGACTGGTATTTCTATTACTATGGTCACGTGAGTGACATGGGATGCTATTTCCCATTTATAACTATTCGAAAATGCAACCTGCTATTAAGATCACAACAGCATTCCTGTTATGCACAACTATTGCTGCAGCACAGGATACTACTATTGGGTTTTCTTCCCAGCTGAAGGAAATCAGTATTTCTTCCAAATACTATAAGCCATATAGTCTCAATACGGTGTCCAGCGCCCTACGCCTGCAGACGCCACTGGTCAGCCTCTCACAGAATATCCAGGAGATCAGTCAGGACGTGATCCGGGACCAGGCCAGTTTTAATATGACAGAGGGAGTCTCCAGGAATGTAAGTGGGGTGGTGAGGCAAGAGGTGTCTAATAACCTCGGCCCCTATATGTTTATGAGAGGGGGACAGATCTCTACTCTCCGGAATGGGATCGACCTGACGCCTATTTATAGGGGACCTGTACCAGAAGATGTCTCGATCATAGACAGGGTGGAGTTTATCAAAGGACCATCCCTCTTTATGAGCAATATAGGAGACCCTGCAGGGACCTTCAATGTGATGACGAAGCAGCCTACCGGAAATGAAAGGAAGACGGTGGATGTAATGCTGGGGAGCTGGGATTTTTATCGGATTGCGGCTGACCTTGATGGGAATTTAAGTAAGAAGCTTCAATACCGGTTGAATGCAATGGCGATGACAGCCAACTCCTTTGTGAAGTATGATTTTAATAAAAGATTCCTCATTGCACCAGTGCTGAAATACAACCTGAGTGAGCGAACTGAGATTACGGCGGAATATACCTTTCAGCAATTCAGATATGGCTTAATGAGTCCGATCGTCATGTCACCAAAAGGGTTTGGTACGCTGCCGAATGACTTTACGATTTCAGAAAAGAGTCTGCCTCCCTATCATGTATCTGACCATACAGCCTTCCTCACCTACTTTCATCGCTTTAGTGACAATTGGCGCTTTACACTCAGAGGGGCATGGATGAGAGATGATAAGGAAGGGATATATATGTGGGTAACCGGCGTAAATACAGCGGATTCCGGTACACTGCTGCGCAATCCCAAATACGATCTGGACAGAACACAGGTATTCTCCGAACAGGCCTTTGTTAACGGGAAATTTATTACCGGGTTGGTGACGCACCAGCTGCTAGCCGGTGTGGATGTGAACCAGAAGAAATTTATTGCGGATAGTTATGTTTCCTATGATACCAACTATTATCCTTTGGATATTGACAACCCGGTGTATGGGACGGACATCCCGGGTTATCATACGCCAGGTGGCGTGAAAAATGGTAATACCCGGCAAAAGATCAATTATTACTCGTTATATGCACTGGACGAACTGTCGTTTTTCGCAGATAAGGTAAGATTGACACTGGGTGTGAGGTATACGTCTATCAAAACAAATAACGTGGTGTCTGGTGTGACGACAGCTGCTGACGATAAGGTGTTTACACCGCGGGTTGGATTGAGTTATACCATTCTGAAAGGGTTTACTGCTTATGGTTTGTATGACAGAACGATCGTACCACAGGCAGGTATGACCAGCTCCGGGGAAAGTATTGAGCCAATGAAAGGGCGCAGTGCAGAGATAGGGATGAAAAAGAACTGGATGAATGGAAGGTGGAATACAACGTTTGCACTTTACGATATTCAGCGGAGCAATATCATGCAGACTGACCCCGATAACAGCCTGTACAAAGTGCAGGTAGGTGAAACGGCTGCCCGTGGGGTGGATGTTGATGTAATGGGACAATTGTTTAAAGGGATGAATGTGATCATTAACTATGCCTTCAGTGATGCGAAAGTAGAAAAGGATGTGAGCAAAGCACTCATCAATACGCGTACGCCGATGTATGTAAAACATGTACAGAACACATGGCTGAACTATGAGCTACCCTGCGCCTTGTCTTTTTCATTGGGTTACCAGTACCAGGGGCAGCGTGGCGAACGATATGCCACTGCTACACAGCATAAAACCCCGGATTATTTCCGGTTAGATGCAGGGGTGGGGTATAAGTATAAAAAGTTAAAGGTAAACCTGCTGGTAAATAACCTGCTGAACAAACACCTGATTGCAACACCATGGTATAGAAACGGGCTTTATTATTGGGTACCACAGCCCGGCATTAACGGACGCCTATCTATCAGTTATAATATTTAAACTTTATGCTAATAGCAGAGAACTTAACAAAACAATACGGCGATTATACCGCTTTGGATAAATTGAATCTTGAGATTAAGACAGGTGAAGTATACTGCATGCTGGGATCTAATGGAGCCGGGAAATCCACTACGATCAATATCTTTCTTGGATTTATTCCTGCTACGGGAGGCCGGGCTTTGATTGACGGACAGGAAGTGGATGTCAATAATGCTGCCACACGAAATATGGTCGCTTATATTCCTGAGATTGTGAATCTTTATCCTACGTTGACAGGTATGGAGAACCTGGAATATTTTAGTGCGCTCTCCGGGTTTAAATACACCCGTGATGAACTGACTGCTTATATGCACACTGCGGGGCTGCAAAGCATTGCATTTGATAAAAGGGTCAACTCTTATTCTAAAGGGATGCGTCAGAAGGTTGGGATCGCGATTGCGTTAGTGAAAAAAGCGAAAGCACTCTTTCTGGATGAACCTACTTCAGGGTTGGACCCACACGCCAGCAATGAGTTTTCACAGATCATTATGCGGCTGAGTGAACAGGGCGTATCTACCCTGATGGCGACCCATGATCTGCTGATGGCGAAGAATCTCGGGAACCGGATTGGTATTATGCATAGGGGCAAACTACGGCATGAGATGCATGCAGCAGATGTTTCTGATGCGGATCTGACCAGGCTTTATATTGATGTTGTTAAAGAAAATTTGTAATGATCAGGATTATTTTTAAAAAGGAGCTGAAAGAGATCTTCCGCACTTCCAAAATATCCTGGATGATTGGCGGACTGCTGATCCTTACGATCCTTTCAGTTTATAATGGATATACCTATTATAAAAACCATAGCCGGTTGCTGAAGGAATCGCAGGAAGTGACTTATCAGCAGTTTATTTCACAGGGAAATAAAAACCCGCATTTAGGTGCTCACTTTGGTTTTTATGCATATAAGCCTACTGCTGATCTGGCGATGATTGACAATGGGATTGAGGATTATACCGGCAATTCGTTTTACCTCGAACCGCATAAGCGGGGCATTATAAAATTTAGGGAGGTGACAGATGCGACGAGTCTGAAGAGCTTTGGGTTCTTCAATATTGCTTACCTGGTACAATTTATCTTTCCGCTGTTTGTGTTCTTAATATGTCATAACATTTTCTCCAAAGAGTGGGAAAATGGAACGATTAAGATGTTGCTGAGCTCTAAGGCCGGGAAATTACAGTTGTATATGGGAAAGTTGCTGGCGTGTCTGAGTGTTGTTTTTATGATCATAGGTATTATCGTGCTGGCGGCTTTTGGGTTGTTGCTGACAGGTACCGGGCATTTCGGGGCAGTATTACCTAGCTTCCTGATCTTTGTCGTGGGGCTTTGTCTTTTTGCGATAATTATGACCAGTATTGCGGTATCTGTATCGCTCCTCACAAGGAGTGCGACGTTATCACTGGTGATCTTATCCGGTTTCTGGCTGACAGGAGTATTTTTGACCCCACGGTTATCTGCGGAGGTATCAAAGCAGACCTTCCCTTCTATTACTTCTATTGAGTTTGAGCATAGGACTTTCAATGAAATGCAATATGGCGTGAAAGGTGAAGGAACGAAAGATCAACGCCGGGAGCAATTGCTGAAGAGAACCCTGGCGGCGTATCATGTCGATAGTATTCAGCGCCTTCCGGTATTTTTTATCCCGATCACTATTGAATTCTTTGAAGAATCTGATGGAAAAGTGATGGATAGAGCGTATTCGGCGGTGGAGCAGAACCAGGCAAGACAGGATGGATTAGTACGTTCGCTGGCGATATTCTCCCCGTTTCTGGCATTCAGGGATTTTTCTATGCATATGACTGCTACAGACATGAACACGCACAATGATTTTGCAGAGAAGGCTGAGATACACCGCAGGAAGGTGGGAGTTATTGTTGATGATTTTTATCAGGATCATGTGGAAGCTTCTAATGATTTCTGGAAAACGGTGCCACAGTTTAAATATGAGCCGCCTGGTACCGGTATGCGTTTTTTAGCAGCATGGAGTGCGATGGCAGTACTGGTTTGCTGGGGGGTGTTGACTATAGGGCTAATGATCTTCTCTTACCGTAAAATGTCTGTGTGATGCTACGAATTATTATTAAACATGAAATAAAGTTACTACTCAGAAATAAGGTGCTGGTATATTTATTTACGATCATCTTTTTTATTTTGCTGGCTTCCTTGTGGATTGGAAGCAGCATGTATAAAAAGCAGCTGGGGACGATTCAGAAAATTAAGCAGTATGATACTGAGATTACGGATAGTCTGCGGCAAAGGATACATCGTATTGAATCGAATCATATGGTGTACCCGGGATTTATCTGGGACGATCCTACTTTTGCTTATAATACCGCGAGGAATGAGGGCCCGCAGTTTGCGATCAAGCAACCATTCCCTTTGCAGGCATTGAGTATCGGACAAAGTGATATTCAGCCTTTTTACTACAAGGTGTATATCAATAAGAAGCAATACCTGACGTATGACGGGGAGATTGAGAATAGTTTTTTGCAGTTCATTGGAAACTTTGATTTTTCTTTTGTGGTGGTGTACCTGTTTCCTTTGCTCATTATTATTTTCTCCTATAATGTGCTTTCTTCAGAGAAGGAACAGGGTACATGGGTATTATTGAAAACAAGCAATCAATCACTGGCGAGGTTGATCTTCTCAAGAGTGGGGATAAGATTTTTGTTGTTTACTGTTTTCTTCTGGCTGGTGGTGACTCCCGTATTAATGGTTTTGATAGGGAGTGCATTTGTTTTTTCGGATAACTGGTGGTGGATGGTGGCGTGTGTGTCGCTGTATTTTGCTTTCTGGTTTTCATTGTCGATGCTGGTAAATAGCTTTTCGATGAGTTCTGCCGTGAATGCGATGACGTTGATCTTTATCTGGTTGTTTACGGGAATCATTGTACCAAATGTTTTGCAGATCGGGTTAAATAAGATGTATCCTATTCCAAGCAGAATTTCGATGGTGATTGAGGAAAGGAAGGCGTTGAACAGTTATTTTGAGAAGGATGGGCAGGAACTGACGAAGGATGTATTCAATAATCCACGTACAATGATACGCCAGGCATCTATAGTTACGCCAGGGATGGTGTATGGATATGGAGTGATTGTGTATAAGAGCCAGGAGATTAAAGATGCGGCGGCTGAAGTGGCGGAGCGGAAATTGTATGGGCAGATTGAGCGGCAGCAGGAGGCGATCAGTAGTTTTCAGCTGGCAAGTCCGGCTTTGATGCTACAGGAGCAGCTGACGACACTGGCGGGCACGCATTGGCACCAGTTTAACAGCTTTAGTACAGATGTGGATACTTTCAGGAAGGTGACGCAAAGGTTTTATTATCCTAAAATGGCGTATGATTCTACGTATCGCACATTTAATAATGACGATGTGGATGCTATTCCGAGGTTCGTGCCAAAGCAGTACGCAGGATTTGGATGGAGTCCTTTATCCAGGTCGGCGCTGATTTATTTATTGATTACGGTCGGGGTGTTGATTGCGGGATATAGGAACTTGCTGGCAGTGGTAAAGTAAGCTGTTTTTTTGAAAAGTATGTTGCCGGCTTGAGCAGCATACTTTTCATATCCTGAGTTATGCAGTTAACAAAATATAATAAATTTAAGGTAATGCTTCATTCAAAATCAATAATGGATACATTGCTGTAAATATTATTTTTAAGTGAGTGTGCAATCGTATGACTTTTGCCACCTTCTTTTCGAAATTTATATATAACTTGCATACAATTCTACAAATTCAGGAACTTAATGCGCAAACAACTAATAACGGCTTTCCTGCTGCTGCTCTGGCTTTGCCAGCTGTCGGGCCGTTATCTGGTAATGTTTGAATTTTACCTTAACCAGGAATATATAGCCAAAAACCTTTGTATCAACAGGAATAACCCTCAGATGCACTGTAATGGTCATTGCCAGATGAGGAAACAACTGAATGAGGAAGAAAAGAGAAACCAGGAAAACCCTGAACGTCGCGCAGAAAATAAAAGCGAACATTTTATACCTGGCCTGGCCACTATTACATTAGCTTCACCT is a genomic window of Chitinophaga sp. LS1 containing:
- a CDS encoding TonB-dependent siderophore receptor; this encodes MQPAIKITTAFLLCTTIAAAQDTTIGFSSQLKEISISSKYYKPYSLNTVSSALRLQTPLVSLSQNIQEISQDVIRDQASFNMTEGVSRNVSGVVRQEVSNNLGPYMFMRGGQISTLRNGIDLTPIYRGPVPEDVSIIDRVEFIKGPSLFMSNIGDPAGTFNVMTKQPTGNERKTVDVMLGSWDFYRIAADLDGNLSKKLQYRLNAMAMTANSFVKYDFNKRFLIAPVLKYNLSERTEITAEYTFQQFRYGLMSPIVMSPKGFGTLPNDFTISEKSLPPYHVSDHTAFLTYFHRFSDNWRFTLRGAWMRDDKEGIYMWVTGVNTADSGTLLRNPKYDLDRTQVFSEQAFVNGKFITGLVTHQLLAGVDVNQKKFIADSYVSYDTNYYPLDIDNPVYGTDIPGYHTPGGVKNGNTRQKINYYSLYALDELSFFADKVRLTLGVRYTSIKTNNVVSGVTTAADDKVFTPRVGLSYTILKGFTAYGLYDRTIVPQAGMTSSGESIEPMKGRSAEIGMKKNWMNGRWNTTFALYDIQRSNIMQTDPDNSLYKVQVGETAARGVDVDVMGQLFKGMNVIINYAFSDAKVEKDVSKALINTRTPMYVKHVQNTWLNYELPCALSFSLGYQYQGQRGERYATATQHKTPDYFRLDAGVGYKYKKLKVNLLVNNLLNKHLIATPWYRNGLYYWVPQPGINGRLSISYNI
- a CDS encoding ABC transporter ATP-binding protein, translating into MLIAENLTKQYGDYTALDKLNLEIKTGEVYCMLGSNGAGKSTTINIFLGFIPATGGRALIDGQEVDVNNAATRNMVAYIPEIVNLYPTLTGMENLEYFSALSGFKYTRDELTAYMHTAGLQSIAFDKRVNSYSKGMRQKVGIAIALVKKAKALFLDEPTSGLDPHASNEFSQIIMRLSEQGVSTLMATHDLLMAKNLGNRIGIMHRGKLRHEMHAADVSDADLTRLYIDVVKENL
- a CDS encoding ABC transporter permease subunit, translated to MIRIIFKKELKEIFRTSKISWMIGGLLILTILSVYNGYTYYKNHSRLLKESQEVTYQQFISQGNKNPHLGAHFGFYAYKPTADLAMIDNGIEDYTGNSFYLEPHKRGIIKFREVTDATSLKSFGFFNIAYLVQFIFPLFVFLICHNIFSKEWENGTIKMLLSSKAGKLQLYMGKLLACLSVVFMIIGIIVLAAFGLLLTGTGHFGAVLPSFLIFVVGLCLFAIIMTSIAVSVSLLTRSATLSLVILSGFWLTGVFLTPRLSAEVSKQTFPSITSIEFEHRTFNEMQYGVKGEGTKDQRREQLLKRTLAAYHVDSIQRLPVFFIPITIEFFEESDGKVMDRAYSAVEQNQARQDGLVRSLAIFSPFLAFRDFSMHMTATDMNTHNDFAEKAEIHRRKVGVIVDDFYQDHVEASNDFWKTVPQFKYEPPGTGMRFLAAWSAMAVLVCWGVLTIGLMIFSYRKMSV
- a CDS encoding DUF3526 domain-containing protein, producing MLRIIIKHEIKLLLRNKVLVYLFTIIFFILLASLWIGSSMYKKQLGTIQKIKQYDTEITDSLRQRIHRIESNHMVYPGFIWDDPTFAYNTARNEGPQFAIKQPFPLQALSIGQSDIQPFYYKVYINKKQYLTYDGEIENSFLQFIGNFDFSFVVVYLFPLLIIIFSYNVLSSEKEQGTWVLLKTSNQSLARLIFSRVGIRFLLFTVFFWLVVTPVLMVLIGSAFVFSDNWWWMVACVSLYFAFWFSLSMLVNSFSMSSAVNAMTLIFIWLFTGIIVPNVLQIGLNKMYPIPSRISMVIEERKALNSYFEKDGQELTKDVFNNPRTMIRQASIVTPGMVYGYGVIVYKSQEIKDAAAEVAERKLYGQIERQQEAISSFQLASPALMLQEQLTTLAGTHWHQFNSFSTDVDTFRKVTQRFYYPKMAYDSTYRTFNNDDVDAIPRFVPKQYAGFGWSPLSRSALIYLLITVGVLIAGYRNLLAVVK